AGGCGCCGCCGGAGGCGACCTCGACCCTGAAAGACTGGACGGCCGACGTCTTCTACGCCCGCTTCACCCAGCGGCTGATCGCGGCGCTGTCGGCGCACACGGCCGAAGGCGGGCTGTACGAGGTCGACATGCGTCTGCGGCCCACCGGATCGAAGGGGCCGGTGTCGGTGCGCCTGTCGGCGTTCGACGCCTATTACGCCAAGGAGGCGGAGACATGGGAGTTCATGGTCCTGACCCGCGCCCGCGTGGTCTGGGCCAGCGATCCGGCCTTCGGCGAACGCGTCTCGGCGGCCATCGAGGCGGCGTTGCGCCGTCCGCGTCCCGGCGTCGATGTCGCCGCCGACGTGCGCAAGATGCGCGGCCTGATGGACCGCGAGCGTCGTCCGCACGGCTTCTGGGACCTGAAGCTGTCGCCCGGCGGACAGGTGGACGCAGAGTTCGCGGCCCAGTTCCGCCAGCTTCAGGCCGCCGCCGCCGGCCAGCCGCTGACTCTGTCGACGCTGGAGGCGCTGCACGACGATCCGGTCCTGGCCGAGGCGTGGCGGGTGCAGCAGCGGCTGGCCCATCTGCTGGCCGCCGCCTTCGAGGGTCGGGTCGATCCCGAGGCGGAGCCGTCGGTCTTCCAGCTGCGTCTGGCCGAGGCGGCGGGCGCGCCAGACTTCGAGACGTTGAAGACCGAACTGACGGACCTGCGCGCCCGCGCCCGCAAGGCCTTCGAACGGGTGGTTCCGGCGGGTCGCGACGGAGATTCGGAGACGCAGCGTTCAATCTCCTGACAGGGCGATTTCAGGCCGCCGCGTGCGGCCCAAGGAGATGATCGAGATGAGAAAGACCTTTCTGACCGGCCTGGGCGCCATCGCTCTGGCTGTCAGCGCCGGCGCCGCGACGGCTCAAACCCCGCCTGCGCCGCCGGCCGGGGCGCCTGCGCCGCATCACGCGAGGGGCGAGCCGAACCGCCAGATCACCCGCGCCGAGTTCGTCGATGCGCGTGTCGCCCGCCTGACGGCCCTGGATACGAACCGCGACGGGACGATCAGCGTCGAGGAACGCCAAGCGGCGATGCAGGCCCGGCGCGCGGCACATGCTGACGCACGCTTCGCCAAGCTGGACGCCAATGGCGACGGCTCCATCAGCCGCGCCGAGTTCGACGCCGGCCACGCCGCGCGTCCCGATCGCGGCCCGCACGTCCAACCCGCCGGCGCCCGCGAAGGTCGTCGCGGCGGTCCGCGTCACGCCATGCGCGGTCCCGGTCGTGACGGTCGCGAACGCGGTCCGGTGGTGATCTCGGAGGTCGCCGCCAAATTGGGCGAACGGTTCGACAAGATGGACGCGGACCACGACGGCGTGATCTCGCCCGCCGAGCGCCGCGCCGCCATGACCGCCCACCGCGCGGAACGTCAGGCCCGCCGTGCCCAGCGTCAGGCCGGGCGTCCGGCGCCACAAGCCGCTAGCCCGGCTCCGGCTTCGGAGTAAGAACGGTGTCGGGGTCGGCCGTCATGGACGAATCGGTCCCTTTCGTCAGCAGCGGAAGAGGCGGATTTGGTCGCGATCGTCGACCCCGACGAGGATCTGGTGCGCCGCGTGGGTCAGGGCGACCCGGCGGCGTCGCAGGCGTTGGTCGCGCGCAAGCTGCCGCGCATCCTGGCCCTGGCGCAGCGGATGCTGGGCGACGCTGTCGAGGCCGAGGATGTGGCGCAGGAGGCCATGCTGAGGGCGTGGCGACAGGCCCCGAAATGGCGGCCGGGCCAGGCGCGGTTCGACACCTGGCTGCACCGGGTGGCGCTGAACCTCTGTTACGACCGGCTGAGGCGTCGTCGCGAAATCCCGACCGATGCGCCGCCGGATCGGCCGGACGAAGGACCGGCGCCGGATCGGGGACTTCTGGCCGCCGAGACCGGCGCGCGGGTGACGGCGGCCCTGAAGCGGCTGCCGGACCGCCAGCGCGAGGCCATCGTGCTGTGCCATTATCAGGAGCTGTCCAATATCGAGGCGGCCGCCCTGATGGAGATCAGCGTCGAGGCGCTGGAGAGTTTGTTGTCGCGCGCTCGTCGCGCATTGCGTCAGGCGCTTTCGGATATGGCGCCGGTGGGCGCGACTAAGGGAGACGGACGATGAAGGCGGAACGGTTGCAGGCCCTGGCGGACGCCTATGGCGCGGACCTGCGTCGCTGGCCGGCGGACCAGCGCGCCTTCGCCGAAAGCCTGTTGGCCGCCGATCCGTCCTTGCGGGGCGTGCTGGACCAGGCTGCGGCGCTGGACGCCTTGCTGGATGCGGCGCCGACCCCGGTCCCGTCGGCTGGGTTGGCGGCGCGCATCCTTGCCGCGGCCCCCCGGCCGAGGGCGAGAGGCTGGTGGCGTCAGGCGGTCTGGTATCTGGGGGCCGGATGGGCGGCGGCGGCCTGCGCCGGCGTTGTGGCGGGCGTCGGCCTGACCAGCCATCTGACCGCCGATGCGCGTGCGGACGCGGTGCTCTATCAATCGGCCCTGACCGGGGTGGACGACACCGAGGTTCTGGGATGACGAACAAGACGCTGAAGATCGCCCTGGCCGTGTCGGTGGCGCTGAACCTGTTCGCCGTGGCGGGGGGCGTGACCTATATCGTCGGCCGCGACAAGATCGAACGCCGGATCGAGGAGCAGCGCCGGGGCGGCCGCGAAGGGCCGTTGGCCGATGTGCTGGCCGGGCTGGACCCCGCCGTGCGCCAGCGCGTGCGCGCGACCCTGCGTGAAACCGCCCTGACGGCCCGGCCCGATTTCGAGGCGGCGCGGGCGGCGCGACGCGAGGCCATCGCCGTCGCCGGTCAGCCGACGCTGGACGCGCCGCGTGTCCAGGCTTTGCTGGAGCAGTCCCGCGACGCCGAGATGCGCGGCCGCCAGCGGTTGGAGAGGGGGGCGGTGGCGCTGCTGGCGACCCTGACGCCCGAAGAACGCAAGGCGATGACGCCCCTGCTGCAGCGCAAGGGCGGCGCCCGTCGCGACGCCGCGCGTCACGACGGTCCCGAAGCGCGCAGCCCCGAAACGCGCACCCAGGACGGCGCCGCCCCGGCCCGAATCGACCATTCCGCCCGCTGAAAGCGTTAGGCGGCCTTCGCGCGGAAGGCCGCGACGGCGTCCACGGCGGCGCGCACCGAGGTCTCGATAGCGGTCCAGTCGCCGGCCTTGACCGCTGCGTCCGTCACCAGTTTCGAGCCCATGCCCGCCGCCACGATGCCGGCGCCGAACCATTTGGCGATGGAGCCTTCGTCGGGATCGACGCCGCCGGTCGGCATGATCTTGACCCAGGGCATCGGCCCCTTGACCGCCTTGACGAAGTCCGGTCCGCCGACCGACGATCCGGGGAACAGTTTGACGATATCGCAGCCCAGTTCGTGGGCCTCGCCGATGTCCGTCACCGAACCGCAGCCGGGGAAATAGGCGACCATGCGCCGGTTGCAGACCTTGGCCACGTCGGGGACCAGGCACGGGCTGACCACGAAACGCGCGCCCCGGTTCAGATAGAGGGCCGCCGTGCCGCTATCGACCACCGAACCGATGCCCAACACGATGTGCGGATCGGTCCTGATCAGTTCGCGATTGATCTCGCCGAACAGGTCGCAGGCGAAGTCGCCGCGATTGGTGAACTCCACCACCGGCGCGCCCCCGCGCGCGCAGGCCCGGATGACGTTCAGGCTGACCTCGGGATCGGGATGATAGAAGACGGGGCAGACGCCCTGGGTCTCAAGCGCCTGAAGCACGCTGACGCGATCGTGGGCCATGGTCTGTCTCCTGTCGGCGGGTCGAATGGGCCGGGGGTCGAGAGGCGGCCTGTCAGCTTTCTGCTTAGCCCACCGGCGGTCCGGGCCAAAGCCTTGCGCGCCGGCTTCGCCGTGAAGCGACGGAACATATTGTTTCATCCGCCGGTCTTGATCGAGGTCAAGGCGCGGACGCCCCGAACGGTCCAGGGTCGGCTCGAAGGAGAAGCCCATGACCCTGCTTGATCGCGAACGGCTCGTCACCCGCACAGGTTTGCGCCTGGAGGTCCGCGCGGCGCGCGGCGAGGACGAGCGCGCCCTGGCCGCCTTCTTCGCCAAGGTGACGCCTGAGGATATGCGGTTCCGTTTCCTCTCCACCCTGGGAACGCCGGGTCACGACCAGCTTCTGGCCCTGATCGAAAAGCCGTCGGCGGATGGCGAGAGCCTGATCGCCTGGGGCGAGGACGGGGCCATTGCCGCGACCGCCGTCCTGGCCGGCGATGCGGCGGGTGAACGGGCCGAGGCCGCCATCCTGCTGCGCGGTGACCTGAAGGGGCAGGGGATCGGCTGGACCCTGTTGGAACGGCTGGTGGCCGAGGCGCGTTCGCGCGGCTATGCGGTGGTGGAATCGCTGGAGGACCGCGCCAACCACGCCGCTCTGCAGGTCGAAAACGACATGGGATTCGACGTCGCTCCGGTCGAGGACGATCCCACCCTGGTCTGGGTCAGCAAGCGGCTGCGCTGATCGGGGCCTTCGGCGTTTCGGCGGCGGTCGCCATCGGCTAGAAGGCGTCCAAACTTCAGGAAGGCTACGGCCATGATGACCGCCATCTTTGTCTTCATCAAATGCGAGCTGGGCTACGCCAACGACGTGGCGGCCGACATCGTGGACAATGTGGAGAACGTGTCAGAGGTCTATTCCACCTCGGGCCAGCATGATCTGTTGGCCAAGTTCAACCTGCCGCGAGAGGCCGACATCGGAACCTTCGTGACCAAACAGGTTCAGACGCGCCCGCACGTGCGCGACACCTTCACCGTCATCACCTTCTCGCCCTTCCTGCCGTCCAGAGGCTGATGGCCGCTGGTGCGAAAGGGTGACGCTGGCGTGCGCGAGGGCTAAACCGGGCGTCAAAGGGAGACACGCCATGACGCGATCCAACGCGCCCGCCTATATGACCGGCTTCGGCAATCATTTCGCGACCGAGGCCGCGCCCGGCGCCCTGCCGGAAGGCCAGAATTCGCCGCAGAAGACGCCGATGGGCCTGTACGCCGAACAGCTGTCCGGCACGGCCTTCACCGCCCCGCGCGCCGAGAACCGCCGAAGCTGGCTTTATCGCCTGCGGCCCTCGGCCCAGCATGGCCCCTATGTCGCCTTTGACCAGGGACGCGTTCGCTCAGGCCCGTTCGACGAGACGCCGCCCAATCCCAACCGGATGCGCTGGGACCCGCTGCCGATCCCCGAAACCCCGACCGACTGGGTCGAGGGGCTGACGACCTATGGCGGAAATGGAGAGCCGGACGCCGGGGCGGGCGCGGGCGTCCATCTGTATGTCGCCAACCGCTCGATGACAGGCCGCGTCTTCTATGACGCCGACGGCGAACTGCTGATCGTGCCGCAGGAGGGCGCGCACCGTTTCGTCACCGAGATGGGGGTGATCGAGGCCCAGCCCGGCCATGTCGTCCTGATCCCGCGCGGCGTGCGGTTCCGCGTGGAGGTCGAGGGGCCGGCGCGGGGCTATGTCTGCGAGAACTATGGCAGTCCGTTCCGCCTGCCGGACCTGGGCCCCATCGGCGCGAACGGCCTGGCCAATCCGCGCGATTTCGACACGCCCGTCGCGGCCTATGAGGACGTGGATCGTCCGACCCAGTGCGTCCAGAAATACGGCGGTCGTCTGTGGGCCACGACGTTCGATCACAGCCCGCTGGACGTCGTGGCCTGGCACGGCAATCTGGCGCCCTGCCGCTATGACACGGCGCGGTTCAACACGATCAACACCGTCAGCTACGATCACCCGGACCCGTCGATCTTCACCGTCCTGACCAGCCCTTCGGAGACGCCGGGCACGGCCAACATCGACTTCGTCATCTTCCCGCCCCGCTGGATGGTGGCCGAACACACCTTCCGTCCGCCGTGGTTCCACCGGAACGTGATGAGCGAGTTCATGGGGCTGGTGACCGGCGCCTATGACGCCAAGGCGGGCGGTTTTGCGCCGGGCGGAGCGTCGCTGCACAACCGGATGAGCGGACACGGCCCGGATCAGGCCAGCTACGAGGGCGCGATCAAGGCCGAGTTGAAGCCCCACAAGATCGAGAACACCCTGGCCTTCATGTTCGAGACCCGCGCGCCGATCCGCGTCACGAAATGGGCGTCGGAATCACCCCAGATGCAGCTGGACTACGACGACGTCTGGTCGGGGTTCGCCAAGGGACAGGTTTCATGATCCGCATGTCGACGATCGCCGCCGCAGCGCTTCTGGCGGCCGCCTGCACGCCGCAGACCACGACGGGCGCGGGTTCCGACGCGCCGATGCAGAGCGCCGAAGCCTCGGCCTGCGCCACGCGCGGCGGGACGATGAAACAGGTCGGACGGCTGCAGTCCTGGCAGTGCGTGATCAGCTATGCCGACGCGGGCAAGCGCTGCACCGACGGCGCCCAGTGCCAGGGCGATTGCCGCGTCGAGGGCAATACGGGCATGGCGGCGGGAGCGGCGACCGCGGGGGTCTGCCAGGCGACCAGCGACCGCTTCGGCTGCCACGCCACGGTCACGGACGGCAAGGCCGGCCCGACGCTCTGCGTGGACTGACACGCGCCAAGACGCATGAAAAAGCCCCCGCTGTTTCCAGCGGGGGCTTCTTGCATCGCTTCGGGGCTTAATGTCCCTGAGCGGCGTCCTTGACCGCGCCGGCGCGGTTGTCGGCTGCGGCCTGCGTCTGGTCGGCTTGCTGCTTCAGCGCTTCGGCCTGACGCTCTGCTTCGGCCTTGGCGGCGTCGGCGTTGGCCTCGCCTTGGGCGACAGTGGCGTCGGCCTGGGCGTTCAGGCTGTCAGCGGTGGCGTCGCCCTGAGCATGGATGGCGTCGGCCTGTGAGTCAGCGGCCTTTTCGGCGGGCTTCTGGCAGGCGGCAAGACCGGCGACGGCGAACAGGGCGGCAGCGGTTACGACAAGTTTTTTCACGAGACTTCCTCCAAAGCTTGTTGGACCAGAAAAACGCCACGCCTCACGAAGGGTTCACACCGCCGTGATAAATTATTGTCCGGACTCGGCGAAGGCGACGCGGGCGGCGCCCAGCAGGGCCGCGTGTTTGTGCATGATCACCTTGGTCGGAATCTCGGACATATAGTCCTTGAACCGGCCCTTGCGCTCGAACCGCTGGCGGAAGGGGCTGGCCTTGATGAAGGGCAGGATGCGCGGAACGATGCCGCCGGCGATATAGACGCCGCCGCGCGCCCCGGTGGTCAGGGCGATGTCGCCTGCGACCGCGCCCAGAATGGCGCAGAAGCGGGCCAGGGTCGCGCCGCAGGGGCTGTTCGGATCGGCAAGAGCCGTCTTGGTGATCTCGGCCGGATCATCCACATGTGTCTCACGCCCGTCGATCTCTGCCAGAGCGCGGTGCATGTTCAAAAGGCCCGGCCCGCAGATCAGCCGTTCGATGGAGACGCGATCATAGCGGCGGCGCAGGATACGCAGAATCTCGTCCTCGACCGGATCGCCGGGCGGGAAACAGGCGTGGCCGCCCTCGGACGGCATGGCCATTTCCTTGCTGTGGGCGTCGCGCACCAGGGCCGCGACGCCGAAGCCGGTGCCCGGGCCCAGCACCGCCACGGTCGAATGCGGATCGCCATCGACCGGCCCGCCCAGGCTTTCCAACTGGTCCGCCGGGACCACGGGCGCGCCCCAGGCGAGGGCCTCGAAATCGTTTATCAGCTTGACCGGCTTCAGGCCCAGCGTCTGCAGTTCGCTCTCGGACACCTGCCAAGGCGAGTTGGTCAGGTCGATGGCGCCGTCGGTGACGGGACCGGCGACGGCGATCACGCCGCCGGTCGGCTTGACCTCGCAGCCGTCGATGAAGGCGGCGACGCCCTCCAGGAAGGTCGGATAGGTCTCGGCCGGGAAGCTATCGTGATGGTCCAGCACGGGCTGGCCGTCCACCATGCGGGCCAGGGCGAAGCGGGCGTTGGTGCCGCCGACGTCGCCGACGAGAAGGGTCTTGTCATTCATTTCAGGCGTTTCCTGCGGTCGGTTCGGTGGATCAGGCGTCCACGGTCCGGTCGACGAAGTTGGGGTTGGGCGGCGTGTCGTCGTGGCCGTTGCTTGCGCTGGGCAGGGCGAAACAGACGGTGGCCCCATGCTCGGCCGTCGTGACCACGTGGCGGAAGGCGCCGAACAGTTCACGGCCATAGCCCCAGGACGAGCCCTGGGCGATGGCGGGCGTGCGTGCGGCGGCCGGTCGGGCGGTCAGGTCGGCGATCCCGACGGTGGTCAGCACCCCGGCCTCGGCGTCCAGACGGATGATGTCGCCGTCCTTCACATGGGCCAAGGGACCGCCCGCTAGGGCTTCGGGCGAGACGTGGATGGCGGCGGGCGTCTTGCCGCTGGCGCCCGACATGCGGCCGTCGGTGACGAAGGCGACCTTGAACCCCTTGTCCTGAATGACCGACAGGGCGGGCGACAGGCTGTGCAGTTCGGGCATGCCGTTGGCCTTCGGCCCCTGGAAGCGCAGGACCACGACCACGTCGCGGAACAGCTTGCCGTCCTTGAAGGCTTGCAGCGCGTCTTCCTGGGTTTCGAAGACGGCGGCGGGCGCTTCGACGATGCGGTTCTCGGGCTTCACGGCCGAGATCTTGATGACCGCCCGGCCCAGGTCGCCCTTGACCAGACGCAGGCCGCCTTCATGGTCGAACGGGTCGGAGGCGGGGCGCAGGATATCGCGGTCCAGGCTTTCGCTGACGCCGTCGCGCCAGACCAGTTCCCCGTCCACCATCGACGGTTCCTGGAAATAGGCTTCGATCCCCCCGCCTTTTTCAGGAGGGCCCATGATGGTGGTGACGTCGGTGTGGATATTGCCCGCCATCGCTAGCTCACGCGCGATGAAGGCGACGCCGCCGGCGGCCTGGAAGGCGTTCACATCGGCCGAACCGTTGGGATAGACCCGCGCCAAGAGCGGCGTGACCGAGGACAGCTCGTCCATGTCGGTCCAGTCGATCAGCACCCCCGCCGCCCGCGCCATGGCGACCAGGTGGATGGCGTGGTTGGTCGATCCGCCGGTGGCCAGCAGGGCCACGATCATATTGACGATGGATTTCTCGTCGATGACGTCGGCCATGCGGCATTCGCCGCTGCGGGCCAGTTCGACCGCCCGTTTCGCCGCCGCCGCCGTCAGGGCGTCGCGCAGGCCGGTGTCGGGGTGGACGAAGGCGGTGGAGGGCATGTGCAACCCGCCCAGCTCCATCATCATCTGGTTGGAGTTGGCCGTGCCGTAGAAGGTGCAGGTGCCGGGCGAGTGATAGCTGCCGATCTCGCTTTCCAGCAGGGTCTGACGATCGACCTTGTTCTGGGCGTATTCGGCGCGGACGCGAGCCTTTTCCGCATTGGGGATGCCCGACGGCATGGGGCCGGCGGGGGCGAAGACGACGGGCAGGTGTCCGAACGCCAGGGCGCCCATGAACAGGCCGGGCACGATCTTGTCGCAGACGCCCAGCATCAGGCCGGCGTCGAAGGCGTCGTGGGTCAGGGCCACGCCGGTCGACATGGCGATGACGTCGCGGCTGAACAGCGACAACTCCATGCCCGGACGACCCTGGGTCACGCCGTCGCACATGGCGGGGGTTCCGCCCGCCACCTGCGCCGTGGCGCCGACCTCGCGCACGGCCGCGCGCACCACGTCGGGGAAACGCTCGAACGGCTGGTGGGCCGACAGCATGTCGTTATAGGCGGTGACGATGCCCAGGTTCGGCTTGGACCCGTCCATCGCGGTGAGCTTGTCCGCGACGGTCTGGCCCGCGAAGGCGTGGGCCCAGTTGGCGCAGGACAGTTTGGCTCGGCCCGTCCCGCTGTCGCGGGCGGCGTCCATGCGACGGATATAGTCGGCGCGGGTCTCGCGGCTTTTTTCGACGATGCGGGCGGTGACGGCCGCCACGGTGGGGTGAAGCGCCATTAGCCTTCCTCCGTCCACAGAACTTCGAGGGGAACGCCAGCGGCGATCAGGGCGGCGATGGGCTGGATCTTGGGATCGCCCTGGGCCTGGTCTTCGAACACCCGGCGCTTGGCGGCGCCCTTCAGACCCAGGATCACCCGACCGGCCGACATCAGATAGGGCAGGTTGATCGACAGGCGTTCGATGGTCGGCGCCATGCCGTCGCGCCCGTGGGGCACGCCTAGAACCGTCGGTTTCAGCGTCGGCGTCAGCAGGGTCTTCAGCGTCGGGCTTTCAGGGAACATGGAGCAGATATGGCCGTCCTCGCCCATGCCGAGCAGGACCGCGTCAAACCGCCCGCCCGCCGCGGCCAGCGCATGGGCCGCGACCATGGCGGCCCGGTCCACCGTCACCTCGGGCGTATAGAGGGGGATGAACCGTGCGGAGGCCGCCTTGTCCTGCAACAGCACGTCGCGGATCAGACGGGCATTGGACTCCGGCGAGGTTTCGGGGACGTAGCGCTCGTCCACCAGGGTAACAGCGACCTTGGACCAGTCCAGGTCGGTCGTCGCCAGCCGGCGATAGACGCGGGCGGGGGTCGAACCACCCGGCCCCGCGAACAGGGCCGCGCCCTTGTCGCGCAAGGCGGTCGCCAGGGTCTCGCTCAGACGCGAGGCGATGGCCTCGGCCCAGGCGTCGACGCCGGCGAAGGTTTCGATGGCGGGTGTCTCAGACATCGGTCGTGTTCCAGTCGCGCCCTGTCCGCATCATCAGCATGTCGGCGCTGTCGGGACCCCAGGTTCCGGCGACGTATTCGTCGGGTTTCAAGCCCGATTCGGCCCAGGCCTCGGACACCTCGTCCACCCATTTCCAGGCCTGTTCCGCCTCGTCGCGGCGCACGAACAGGGTGGAATCGCCCGCCATCGCATCCAGCAGCAAACGCTCATAGGCGATGCGGCGGCGCGGCGGGGCGTCGCCCTTGCCATCTACCCCCCACGACAGGCTCATCTTGATCGGCTGAAGCTGCATTCGGCGATCCAGGCCGGGGCGCTTGTTCATCACAGTCAGGGAGATGTCTTCCTCGGGCTGCAACTCGATGATCATGCGGTTGGCCTTGACCTCTCCGCGATCGTCGCGGTCGAAGATGGAGTGGGGCACGGGCTTGAACTGGATGACGATCTCGGTGCGCTTCTCGGGCAGGCGTTTGCCGGTCCGCATGAAGAAGGGCACGCCGGCCCAGCGCCAGTTGTCGATGTCGGCGCGAATGGCGACGAAGGTCTCGGTATCCGAATCCTGGCCCCGCTCCTCGTCATAGCCCTTGGCCGGCTTGCCCTCGCTGGTCCCGGCGACGTACTGGCCGCGCGCGGTGACGCGCTCGGCCTCATCGGGGGTGATCGGACGCAGCGAGCGCAGCACCTTGACCTTTTCATTGCGCACCGAATCCGGGTCCAGGTCGCTGGGCGGCTCCATCGCCACCAGGCACAGCAGCTGCAGCATATGGTTCTGCAGCATGTCCCGCAGGGCGCCGTATTCGTCGTAATAGGGCCAGCGGTCGCCGACGCCCACGGTCTCGCCGATGGTGATCTGGACGTGGTCGATCGACAGATTGTTCCACAGCGGCTCGAAGATGGTGTTGCCGAACCTCAGGGCGATCAGGTTCTGCACCGTCTCCTTGCCCAAATAGTGGTCGATGCGGAACACCTGGTTCTCGCTGAAGGCGTGGGCCACGGCGTCGTCGATTTCCAGGAAGGATTTCAGGTCGCGCCCGACCGGCTTCTCCAGAACGATGCGGCAATTCTTTTCGGCCAGACCCGCCGCCTTCATGGCGGTGACGATGCGGGCGTAGAGCGACGGCGACACCGCCAGGAAGGACGTGACCTCGCCGTCGCCGACCTTGTCCTTCAGCGGCTTCAGACTGTCGGCCGATGTGGCGTCCACGGC
Above is a genomic segment from Candidatus Brevundimonas colombiensis containing:
- the glk gene encoding glucokinase; this translates as MNDKTLLVGDVGGTNARFALARMVDGQPVLDHHDSFPAETYPTFLEGVAAFIDGCEVKPTGGVIAVAGPVTDGAIDLTNSPWQVSESELQTLGLKPVKLINDFEALAWGAPVVPADQLESLGGPVDGDPHSTVAVLGPGTGFGVAALVRDAHSKEMAMPSEGGHACFPPGDPVEDEILRILRRRYDRVSIERLICGPGLLNMHRALAEIDGRETHVDDPAEITKTALADPNSPCGATLARFCAILGAVAGDIALTTGARGGVYIAGGIVPRILPFIKASPFRQRFERKGRFKDYMSEIPTKVIMHKHAALLGAARVAFAESGQ
- the hmgA gene encoding homogentisate 1,2-dioxygenase produces the protein MTRSNAPAYMTGFGNHFATEAAPGALPEGQNSPQKTPMGLYAEQLSGTAFTAPRAENRRSWLYRLRPSAQHGPYVAFDQGRVRSGPFDETPPNPNRMRWDPLPIPETPTDWVEGLTTYGGNGEPDAGAGAGVHLYVANRSMTGRVFYDADGELLIVPQEGAHRFVTEMGVIEAQPGHVVLIPRGVRFRVEVEGPARGYVCENYGSPFRLPDLGPIGANGLANPRDFDTPVAAYEDVDRPTQCVQKYGGRLWATTFDHSPLDVVAWHGNLAPCRYDTARFNTINTVSYDHPDPSIFTVLTSPSETPGTANIDFVIFPPRWMVAEHTFRPPWFHRNVMSEFMGLVTGAYDAKAGGFAPGGASLHNRMSGHGPDQASYEGAIKAELKPHKIENTLAFMFETRAPIRVTKWASESPQMQLDYDDVWSGFAKGQVS
- a CDS encoding GNAT family N-acetyltransferase encodes the protein MTLLDRERLVTRTGLRLEVRAARGEDERALAAFFAKVTPEDMRFRFLSTLGTPGHDQLLALIEKPSADGESLIAWGEDGAIAATAVLAGDAAGERAEAAILLRGDLKGQGIGWTLLERLVAEARSRGYAVVESLEDRANHAALQVENDMGFDVAPVEDDPTLVWVSKRLR
- a CDS encoding EF-hand domain-containing protein, whose product is MRKTFLTGLGAIALAVSAGAATAQTPPAPPAGAPAPHHARGEPNRQITRAEFVDARVARLTALDTNRDGTISVEERQAAMQARRAAHADARFAKLDANGDGSISRAEFDAGHAARPDRGPHVQPAGAREGRRGGPRHAMRGPGRDGRERGPVVISEVAAKLGERFDKMDADHDGVISPAERRAAMTAHRAERQARRAQRQAGRPAPQAASPAPASE
- a CDS encoding RNA polymerase sigma factor — encoded protein: MVAIVDPDEDLVRRVGQGDPAASQALVARKLPRILALAQRMLGDAVEAEDVAQEAMLRAWRQAPKWRPGQARFDTWLHRVALNLCYDRLRRRREIPTDAPPDRPDEGPAPDRGLLAAETGARVTAALKRLPDRQREAIVLCHYQELSNIEAAALMEISVEALESLLSRARRALRQALSDMAPVGATKGDGR
- a CDS encoding periplasmic heavy metal sensor → MTNKTLKIALAVSVALNLFAVAGGVTYIVGRDKIERRIEEQRRGGREGPLADVLAGLDPAVRQRVRATLRETALTARPDFEAARAARREAIAVAGQPTLDAPRVQALLEQSRDAEMRGRQRLERGAVALLATLTPEERKAMTPLLQRKGGARRDAARHDGPEARSPETRTQDGAAPARIDHSAR
- the zwf gene encoding glucose-6-phosphate dehydrogenase, with the translated sequence MAALILFGGGGDLAMRMLLPSLYFLEHDGLLPEGLKIIGAARSEESADDYVAKVHDAVKTKAEADKAWDEDSWARMKARLDYLAVDATSADSLKPLKDKVGDGEVTSFLAVSPSLYARIVTAMKAAGLAEKNCRIVLEKPVGRDLKSFLEIDDAVAHAFSENQVFRIDHYLGKETVQNLIALRFGNTIFEPLWNNLSIDHVQITIGETVGVGDRWPYYDEYGALRDMLQNHMLQLLCLVAMEPPSDLDPDSVRNEKVKVLRSLRPITPDEAERVTARGQYVAGTSEGKPAKGYDEERGQDSDTETFVAIRADIDNWRWAGVPFFMRTGKRLPEKRTEIVIQFKPVPHSIFDRDDRGEVKANRMIIELQPEEDISLTVMNKRPGLDRRMQLQPIKMSLSWGVDGKGDAPPRRRIAYERLLLDAMAGDSTLFVRRDEAEQAWKWVDEVSEAWAESGLKPDEYVAGTWGPDSADMLMMRTGRDWNTTDV
- the pgl gene encoding 6-phosphogluconolactonase produces the protein MSETPAIETFAGVDAWAEAIASRLSETLATALRDKGAALFAGPGGSTPARVYRRLATTDLDWSKVAVTLVDERYVPETSPESNARLIRDVLLQDKAASARFIPLYTPEVTVDRAAMVAAHALAAAGGRFDAVLLGMGEDGHICSMFPESPTLKTLLTPTLKPTVLGVPHGRDGMAPTIERLSINLPYLMSAGRVILGLKGAAKRRVFEDQAQGDPKIQPIAALIAAGVPLEVLWTEEG
- a CDS encoding Lrp/AsnC ligand binding domain-containing protein; this translates as MMTAIFVFIKCELGYANDVAADIVDNVENVSEVYSTSGQHDLLAKFNLPREADIGTFVTKQVQTRPHVRDTFTVITFSPFLPSRG
- the edd gene encoding phosphogluconate dehydratase, producing the protein MALHPTVAAVTARIVEKSRETRADYIRRMDAARDSGTGRAKLSCANWAHAFAGQTVADKLTAMDGSKPNLGIVTAYNDMLSAHQPFERFPDVVRAAVREVGATAQVAGGTPAMCDGVTQGRPGMELSLFSRDVIAMSTGVALTHDAFDAGLMLGVCDKIVPGLFMGALAFGHLPVVFAPAGPMPSGIPNAEKARVRAEYAQNKVDRQTLLESEIGSYHSPGTCTFYGTANSNQMMMELGGLHMPSTAFVHPDTGLRDALTAAAAKRAVELARSGECRMADVIDEKSIVNMIVALLATGGSTNHAIHLVAMARAAGVLIDWTDMDELSSVTPLLARVYPNGSADVNAFQAAGGVAFIARELAMAGNIHTDVTTIMGPPEKGGGIEAYFQEPSMVDGELVWRDGVSESLDRDILRPASDPFDHEGGLRLVKGDLGRAVIKISAVKPENRIVEAPAAVFETQEDALQAFKDGKLFRDVVVVLRFQGPKANGMPELHSLSPALSVIQDKGFKVAFVTDGRMSGASGKTPAAIHVSPEALAGGPLAHVKDGDIIRLDAEAGVLTTVGIADLTARPAAARTPAIAQGSSWGYGRELFGAFRHVVTTAEHGATVCFALPSASNGHDDTPPNPNFVDRTVDA
- a CDS encoding bifunctional 4-hydroxy-2-oxoglutarate aldolase/2-dehydro-3-deoxy-phosphogluconate aldolase; the protein is MAHDRVSVLQALETQGVCPVFYHPDPEVSLNVIRACARGGAPVVEFTNRGDFACDLFGEINRELIRTDPHIVLGIGSVVDSGTAALYLNRGARFVVSPCLVPDVAKVCNRRMVAYFPGCGSVTDIGEAHELGCDIVKLFPGSSVGGPDFVKAVKGPMPWVKIMPTGGVDPDEGSIAKWFGAGIVAAGMGSKLVTDAAVKAGDWTAIETSVRAAVDAVAAFRAKAA